In Phocoena sinus isolate mPhoSin1 chromosome X, mPhoSin1.pri, whole genome shotgun sequence, a genomic segment contains:
- the LOC116747255 gene encoding paraneoplastic antigen Ma6F-like translates to MALAVLRDWCRSMGVNAQRSLLILGIPDDCKDQEFQEAVQAALHSLGRRESQPGHGEESSESWLEQANDMLHLWRHVSERERRRRLVESLRGPALDLLRGLLAEDPELAAQDCLAALVQVFGNKDPRGSARLKFVTCAQRPQETLSAYVMRLEGLLQSALEKGAIHPAMADQARARQVLMRARLNDTLRDTLRTMQLMRRPPGFAGMLRLIQKTEAREADPASREHFPGQEEARVEVGVLAAAAQAAAAHEAITAGTTAHGTKASPAGEDTTAQAARSKEGSAEDHPAREEASGAVAGTAKAGEAGPEDHGAARAAPGPGETSKASAATQEDGSAAAPAGLGQAGPSDAPRVPMPGRMGSASPVAPGGPGWEPEGLAQAGGQEAEESPEEGLKPIPEEPGNEDGAAEMSPPGSTSGQ, encoded by the exons ATGGCTCTGGCGGTATTGCGGGACTGGTGCAGGTCGATGGGCGTGAACGCTCAGCGATCTCTGCTCATCCTGGGAATCCCAGATGACTGCAAAGACCAGGAATTCCAGGAGGCTGTGCAGGCTGCCCTGCATTCCCTGGGCAG GCGGGAGTCGCAG CCGGGCCACGGGGAAGAGTCCTCTGAGAGCTGGCTGGAGCAGGCCAACGACATGCTGCACCTGTGGCGCCACGTGtctgagagggagaggaggaggaggctggtggAGAGCTTGCGCGGCCCCGCGCTGGACCTCCTGCGCGGCCTCCTGGCGGAAGATCCCGAGCTGGCTGCCCAGGACTGCCTGGCCGCGCTGGTGCAGGTGTTTGGGAACAAGGACCCCCGGGGGAGTGCTCGGCTGAAGTTCGTGACCTGTGCCCAGCGGCCCCAGGAGACTCTCTCTGCGTACGTGATGCGCCTGGAAGGCCTGCTGCAGTCGGCCCTGGAGAAGGGGGCCATCCACCCGGCCATGGCGGACCAGGCGCGCGCCCGGCAGGTGCTGATGCGGGCCCGGCTGAACGACACGCTCCGGGACACGCTGAGGACGATGCAGCTGATGAGGAGGCCTCCCGGCTTTGCGGGGATGCTGCGGCTCATCCAGAAGACCGAGGCCCGGGAGGCCGACCCGGCTAGCAGGGAGCACttcccagggcaggaagaggccCGTGTGGAGGTTGGAGTCCTGGCAGCAGCCGCCCAGGCCGCCGCGGCCCATGAGGCCATCACCGCAGGCACCACTGCACATGGCACCAAGGCCTCCCCGGCCGGTGAAGATACCACCGCCCAGGCCGCCCGTTCCAAGGAAGGCAGCGCCGAGGACCACCCGGCACGTGAGGAGGCCAGTGGGGCAGTTGCCGGCACTGCCAAGGCTGGCGAGGCGGGCCCTGAAGACCATGGTGCCgccagggcagcccctggccctggggagacCAGCAAGGCATCCGCGGCCACTCAGGAAGACGGAAGTGCTGCCGCCCCTGCGGGCCTAGGTCAGGCAGGACCCTCAGATGCCCCCAGAGTCCCCATGCCTGGCCGGATGGGCAGTGCTTCCCCGGTGGCCCCAGGAGGTCCTGGCTGGGAGCCAGAGGGCCTCGCccaggcaggaggccaggaggccgAGGAGAGCCCCGAGGAGGGGCTCAAGCCCATCCCAGAAGAGCCGGGAAATGAAGACGGGGCTGCAGAGATGAGCCCCCCGGGGTCCACCTCGGGCCAGTAG
- the LOC116747254 gene encoding LOW QUALITY PROTEIN: melanoma-associated antigen 10-like (The sequence of the model RefSeq protein was modified relative to this genomic sequence to represent the inferred CDS: inserted 1 base in 1 codon) — MSELRQPQADLQXPSPGPGPVEALLLGAAGEKATSPWSSASPGAPSFSTYAESLPQEALVVLMADLVAFLLKYRPREPTSKAEMLSMVLREHRDHFPVVFSHACECMQLVFGLDVKEVDPRERTYVLVPTLGLTWDAVLSDGQSTPEAGLLVLVLGVITLFGDRAPEEEVWGVLGNMGVCAGREPCTYVEPRELLTEVWVQEGYLEYRQVPHSDPARYEFLWGARAYAETSKWQVLEHLLRVSILDPRSFPSLCAEGVSDEEEGA; from the exons ATGAGTGAGCTCCGCCAGCCTCAGGCCGACCTTC GCCCCAGTCCCGGCCCAGGTCCAGTGGAGGCGCTGCTGCTGGGGGCTGCGGGGGAGAAGGCCACATCCCCCTGGTCCTCCGCCTCCCCTGGAGCACCCTCCTTCTCCACCTATGCAGAGTCCTTGCCCCAGGAGGCACTTGTTGTGCTGATGGCTGACCTGGTGGCGTTCCTGCTCAAGTATCGCCCCAGGGAGCCGACCTCCAAGGCGGAGATGCTGAGTATGGTCCTCCGGGAGCATCGGGACCACTTCCCCGTGGTCTTCAGCCACGCTTGCGAGTGCATGCAGCTGGTGTTTGGCTTGGACGTGAAGGAGGTGGACCCCCGCGAGCGCACCTACGTCCtggtccccaccctgggcctcacctgggatGCGGTGCTGAGCGACGGGCAGAGCACGCCCGAGGCCGGCCTCCTGGTGCTGGTCCTGGGCGTGATCACCCTGTTCGGTGACCGCGCCCCTgaggaggaggtgtggggagTGCTCGGCAACATGGGGGTGTGTGCCGGGAGGGAGCCCTGCACCTATGTGGAGCCCAGGGAGCTGCTCACCGAAGTGTGGGTGCAGGAGGGCTACCTGGAGTACCGGCAGGTGCCCCACAGCGACCCTGCCCGCTACGAGTTCCTGTGGGGTGCCCGGGCCTACGCGGAGACCAGCAAGTGGCAGGTCCTGGAGCATCTGCTCAGGGTCAGTATCTTGGATCCCAGGTCCTTCCCATCCCTGTGTGCAGAGGGTGTGAGCGACGAGGAAGAGGGAGCCTGA